In Episyrphus balteatus chromosome 4, idEpiBalt1.1, whole genome shotgun sequence, the sequence TGCTGCCTTCGCTGGATTGACCTAGCCATTCTATGAGTTTCTGCAATGGTGCTTTCAACCACTCTGAATCATCATCCAACTCATTGTGCCACATGCGGATAGCTTCTTCAGACACAAATTCCTTATCATAGAGATAATGAATAATCTGGGCAACCTTGGCTCTCAGAGCTGGTTGTT encodes:
- the LOC129918855 gene encoding translation initiation factor eIF-2B subunit epsilon-like, with protein sequence MVVSNNIKSDDTMLDCLKAIQEYCEEQPALRAKVAQIIHYLYDKEFVSEEAIRMWHNELDDDSEWLKAPLQKLIEWLGQSSEGSSEEENDD